The DNA region TGCATGCTGCGCGGCTCCCGGAAAAAGTAGCTCTCGCCCACGGTCAGCTTATCCACAAGAATGGACAGCAGCTTGTCGCGGCTCCGGTTGGCCGGATCGCCCAGAATCATTTTCAGGAAGGTTGCGGTGGGAAGGCCGAGGGCCTTGGCCGCGGCGTCCACGCCGCGACTCAGATCCCTGTGCCGTTCCCTGGGGTACAGGAGGCCCCATCGGTCCAGCACCAGGTTGGCTAGCCTGGCTATTGCGTCGGATGATTGAACGTTCGTCACCGGCTCACTTCGTTGTCGGCGCCATGTCCGGCATCTCCCATGTCGAGAGCATCCAGCGCGGCGTCCAGCAGTTGCGCCTCCTCCTGGCTGAGAAAGGCGTCCATATCCTGAATGACCACCAGGCCGTCCTCCAGGGTAACAATGCCGGCCACGCCGTGCAGCTCCTTCCACACGGATTCGCCGGGGGCGATGCGTGGTTCCGGGGCAGAGCCCTGCGCTTCGGAATCTTCAGGAATCACGGCGCGGAACACGTCGCCCGCCTCGTCCACCCAGAGGGCTATCAGGCGATCACCCGCCGAGACGAAAACAAGCTGGTCCGAGGCGTCCATGGCCTTGGAAGGGAGCCCGAGACGACTGCGGGGATCGAACACCGGGACGACCCGTCCGCCCAGGTTGACCACGCCCAGCATGCCGCGGGGCGCTGCTTCGCCCACGGGCGTTATGGAAACCATGCGCGCCACCTTGTGCACCTCCACGAGCGGCAGCGCCAGGGTATGTTCGCCAAAGGATATGGAAAGATATGTGTGCTTCATTCCGCAGTGTCGTGGAACCGAGGCTCCACTCCCCCCAACACATTCTCTTATCATGTGATTTTTCCGGGGCGGTCAAGCTTTTCCGCCCGGCCGGGCACTGGGCGATGGTGCTCCGGGGAGGGCTTGCCCGGACCGCCGACGCCGTATCAGCCGCGGCTTTGACAGCATTATGCGGTTGTCTTCCGCGAGCGCATGGCAGACGGGCAGGGCCGTCATGCTGGCATTCCGGCTATTTCCTACCATTTTTCGTTGCTTATTCATAGACAATCGTCATGACGCGTATGGGGTTGCCACCTTCCCCGGGGTGATGGCGCTACGAATCTTCCGGCGACTGCGTGCGAAGCAATGTGGAATAGCGCAAATGGAGAATGTTCGGGTACTTCTTGTATATTGCCTCCAAACGCCTTCAATTTTCATGTATAATACGAGGAATTCCCCTGCATGCCCCTGAAAACGCGTTGATTTGACAGATATTTGGGGTGTGTTAGGGTAGTTGAATTGCGACATCGAACACGCCTGCCATATCTCACGGGCGGGAAGCTGGTCCCCGGAGGAACCGGCGAGTCGCCGCGTTGAACACATCCCCGCCGAATACGCCTTTACCAGCGAGTAGAACATTTATGACGAAAATACGGATCGAGAACCTGTACAAGATCTTCGGGCATGCGCCCGAACGTGCTATTCCCATGCTTCAGAAAGGGAAAGGCAAGGATGAAATCTTCAAGGAAGCCAAACTGAGCGTAGGCGTGAACAACGCCTCTTTTGACGTCAAGCAGGGCGAGATCGTCGTGGTCATGGGCCTTTCCGGCAGCGGCAAGTCCACCCTGGTCCGCTGCATCAACCGGCTTATCGAGCCCACGTCCGGCAAAGTCTACATCGACGGCGAGGATGTCACCGCCCTTGACGGCGAGTCCCTGCGGCTCATGCGCCAGAAGAAGCTCGGCATGGTCTTCCAGAACTTCGCCCTCTTCCCGCACCGCACCGTGCGGCAGAACGCCGCCTACGGCCTCGAGATCCAGAACGTATCCCTGGATGAGCGCAACGAGCGCGCGGACAACTCCCTGGCCCAGGTGGGCCTGGCCGGCTGGGAAGACGCCCTGCCGCGGCAGCTCTCCGGCGGCATGCAGCAGCGCGTGGGCCTGGCCCGCGCCCTGGCCCTGGACCCCGACATCCTGCTGATGGACGAGGCGTTCTCCGCCCTGGACCCGCTGATCCGCCGCGACATGCAGGACGAGCTGGTGGACCTGCAGCAGAAGATGCGCAAGACCATCGTTTTCATCAGCCACGACCTCGACGAGGCGCTCAAGCTTGGCGACCGCATCGTGCTCATGAAGGACGGCGCCATCGTCCAGGTCGGCGCTCCGGAGGACATCCTCACCAACCCGTCCACCGAGTACGTGGCCCGCTTTGTGGAAGAGGTGGACATCACCAAGGTGCTCTACGCCGAGTCGGTGATGAAGAAAGTGCACGACGTGGTCTACCTGGGCCAGGACGGCCCGCGCACCGCTCTGCGCAAGATGAAGAAGGCAGGCCTCTCCTCACTCTTCGTGCTAGACAACGAACACAAGTACGCCGGCATCGTTTCCGCGGAGGAATGCGCACGGCAGGTGGAGCTCGGAGCACGCGACATCAAGAGCGTCATCTGCACGGACTGCAAGACCGTGCCCCCGGACCTGCCGGCTCAGGACCTCATCCAGATCATCTACGACCTGCCGCATCCCCTGCCCGTTGTGGACGACGACGGCTACCTCAAGGGCGTCATCGTCCGCGGCACCCTGCTTGGCGCCATTGCCGAACGCGGCCGCGCCGTGGAGAAAGTGGGCGAGGAAGAGGAAAAAGAGGAGTCGGCCGCATAGCCGCTTCCTTGCAGCACCATTCTACTACATGCGCCCGTCAGGCTCCGGCCCGGCGGGCGCTTTTTCATAGGGAAGAAGGGCCGGCGCTCCGCCCGCGGTCAGATCACAGGAATCACGCGGCATAAGCCGGCCCGGATCGTCCGAAAAAGGCACGGCCGTTTCGGCTATTGATCCGCCGGCGTGCTCCCGGCCGGGGCCTGCTCCGTCTTCGGGGTTCTCAGCCCCTGCTTGAGCTGGCGCGCCTGCTTCGATATGGCGTCCATTGCCGAAAACGGAAGGGTCAGGATATTGCGGAAGGTGGTGAAGATGGTCTCCACAAACCCCACCCCGCCCTGCTCCACGGCCGGGTCGTCCAGGGGGCCCTGGATGATGATGGGAAACTCCGGGATCACCTTGGCGTCCACCATGATGGTGTAGTCCAGCAGGGCCAGGGGGATGTTCATGGTTCCCGAGCCCTTGGCCGTCATGGAGTCGCCTTTGGCGATGAAGTCGCTGTTGCGGAAGATGCCGTCCTGTATCTGGATGGTAGCGTGCGCCGAGCTCACCGGGATGACCACCCGCTCCCTTTTCGGCTTCACAGGTTCCGACTTCTTTTCGGAAAGGCTTTTCAACGGGCTCCTCTGCGCCGCGTTGCTCGTATCCGGAGTCGTCTCGCGGAAGTAGGCGTAGAACCCGTTCCTGACCATGACGTCGCCCCCGCCCGAGAGGGTGCGCAGGTGCTGCGCCGAGGAGAGCCCGGTGCTCGTCATGTGCATGACAATGCTGGTCTCGCCGCCCATCTGGTCCACATCGCCCAGCTTCATCAACACCTGGAACAGATCGAACTTCTCCAGCTCCAGGTCCACGACCATGGCCAGGGTGTCGGCGACCTCGCCGTGGATGCCCAGGCGGAGCTTGCCGTTGTAGAAGCTGGCGGTAAACGGCTCCAGCGAGAAGCTGGCGTTGTGCGTCTCCAGGATCAGATCCACGTCCTGGTAGTAGAGGTCGAAGAGCTCCAGCTCCCGGATGCGCAACCGGCCGCGGCTGCGCAGCTTCTTGAGCCAGTCGAGGTCCCATTGGGTGGGCTTGCTGGGAGCCGCCTTCTGCTGCGGGTGCGGATGGCCGAAGAGGTAGCTGTCCGCGTCCACGGCGTCGAGGCTCAGATCGAAGCTAAGCGCCCATTTCGAGCCGACCTCGCCGCTTTCGGACAGGGTGAACTCGCCGTTGGCCACGCTCTCGTCGAGGCGCAGGTTGAGGTCCTTGAAGCGGAGCCAGCCCGGCTTGGCCTCCACCTTGGCCTGCACCAGGCACGCCGAAAGGACCCCGGGCTCCAGGTTGGCGGGAGGCTCCACGCCGAGATAGGTCATGCACACGCGCGGCGCGAACTCCGGTAGGTTCAGCGAGGCCTGGAGCTTCCACGCCTCGCCGTAGTCCAGGGTTCCGCGGCTCTTCAGAAGCAGGCCAAAGCCTTCCGTGGTCATGGCGGATACCGTGAGCCGCCTTGCCGCCGTGTCGAGCCGGATCTGGCCGTAACTTTTTAGGTTGAGCGTACCCAATCCCTGGAGCAGGCGCTTGGTGCCCGGCAGGGACCACTCGCCCTTCTCGCCCTTGGCCGTGAGCTCGTACTTGGTGTCGCCAAGGCCCAGGCGGCCGCCCTTCTCCTTCTGCAACACGCCGTCGACATCCAGCCGCATCGTCTGCACGCGGTACGGCGACGGTCCGTTGCCGGCGTCATCCACCTCACCGATGGGCCACGCCTTGACCCCGTTCGCCGTGGCCAGCAGCGAGAAAGCACCCGCCTTGCCATTGCTTCGGCCGCGGCTCAAGGTGAGCTCCAGGGCCGACCAGGCGGACTGCCACGCGCCGTTCGCAACAGCCATGCCGCCGTTCACGATCCGGCCGGAAAGCTCTACGCCGCCCGATTCCAGCAGGTCCCGAACCGAGGCTCCCTTGGCGTGGACTCCGCAGCTCAGGGTTCCGGTCGGGAACGGTTCTGCTCCGGTCAGAAGCTTGTTTTCACGCAGATTGCCGCCAAGCTGCGCCAGGCTGAGGGACTCCACCGAGCCCTCCAGCGCCGCCTCGCCCGGCCGCACATCCCATTTGGCGTGAACCGATCCGCCGAAAACGTTCTTCGCATCAGCCTCCAGCCGCACATCTTTCCCATCCATGTCCACATCCATGGACACGTCGTTCAGGTCCAGCCCATAACCGGAGACCTTGTCGGCGCCGATGTTCAGCCGCACAGCGCCGAGCGGAGCTATGGCCGGCGCGGTCCCCTTGTCCAGCAACGCCTGCAGCCACTCGGGCATGCCGCTTTCACCGCCGAAGAGATCCTCCAGCGCCAAGGTACCCGTGGAGAGCAGCAACGACGCCGACGGCACATCGCCCAGCAGCAGCTCGCCGCGCCCGTGGGCAGCCATGTCCGCCAGCTCGACCTGCAGCTCTTCCAGCTGCACGCGCTTCTCGTCGAATCGGTATTGAGCGCGCAGCTTGAGCCCCTGCACGTACTGCAGCTCGCCGTCCGTAATCATATCGCGCCACAGCCGGCTGAGAATGCCGGTATCACGCACCGCGATGTTCACCTGCCCGCTGACGGGCAACATGCCCACGGGCAAGGGGGCGTGCACGGAGAACTCCACATGGGCCAGCCCGGTGTCCACCACGCCGTTTTCCAGCGATACCAGGCCTGCGGCGGTATCAAAATTGAATACGCCGGAGACCTTGCCGGCCAGGCGCTCCTCACCAATGGGCACGGAGCCATCAAAGGTGAACGTGGCTCCCGTGGTCTTGAGCGAAGGCTTGGCCGGATCGAGCGCGCACTCGCCTTTCAAAGCGATCTCGCCGGACAGCCCGCTGGTCGATTCCTCCACCCTGAAGCGCACCTTGTAATCAAACTCGATGCCCGGGCCGGTCTCCAGCGAGAATCGGTCCAGGAGCAGGGTCTCGCCGGTGGCCTCGTCAAGGTATCCCACGGTTCCGCCCATAATGCTGATGCCGCGCATGCGCTCGGCGCGCAGGGTCCAGCCACGCTCCGGCATGGCCCGGTGCGGTCTGCCCGGCTCACCCTGCACCAGCGACGGCGGCGACTCCTCCACCGCCATGCCCAGGCGCTTCATGAGCGGCAGCCAGTTGCTCCGCCCGTCGGCCTTGCGCCGCAGCTCGATGACAGGATGGTCAAGCACCAGCCGGTCGAGCACGATCTCCCTGCGCCGCAGGAGCGGCCCCAGCCGCATGCGCACCACGGCGCTTCTGGCGCGGATGAAGGACCCGGCGCCGAAGCCCTGGGGGTTCGCCACCTTCACGGCCTCCACGCGCAAGCCCAGCCACGGATAAATGGAAAGGTTGAGGTCGCCCTGGATGCGTACGTCGCTGCCCACCTGAGTAGAGAGCCAGCCCTCCACCTTGTCCCGGTACTCGTTGCCATCCTGCAGCACGAGAACGAGGGCGGCGAGCGTGACCAGTAAGGCGAAGCTCAGGCACAGACCCAAAAGTATTCTACGAATCATCCACGACGCCGATACGGGACTGCGGCGGGTCCGCAGTCCAGGTGAGTTGTTAAGATGGCGGCTAGTTCAAGCCGTGCTTCTTCAAAAGATTGTAATAGCTGGCGCGAGAGATTCCGGCAATGGCCACGGCCTTCTTAACATTGCCTTTAGAATCCTTAAGCAGGCGCTTAAGATACCGCTTCTCCGTCTGATCGCGGTAGCTCTTCAGCTTGGGCAAACGTTTGGGAAGCTTTCTCTCGCCAATGGCTGATTCCGCAGCTTCCGTCCCTTCGGCCTGCGGCCGGGGTGCGGCCGTCTTTTCCTCGGCAGCCGGCGCCGGTGCGACCTCAGGCTGGGGAGTGCTGTTGCCGCGGCACGCATCCGCTTTCTCCAGGGCGGCGGCGATCTCATCCTGATCCAGAGGCTTCAGGACATAGGCCATCTCGCCCAGACTCTCCAAGCGGCCGGCGGCCTCGGCGTCCAGCTCCTCCAGGGGCCCTTCCAGCAGTATGATCACGGCGGCGCCGCTGCCGCGAATCTCCGGGACAGCCTCCACGCCGTCGCCGTCGGGCAGGGTCAGATCCAGAAACACGTAGTCGAACCCGCCGTCCGCAACCGCGTCCAGCGCCTGCCCCTGGGAGACCACGTGGTTCGTGCCGTGCCCCAGCTCGTCCAGTTGACGCACAAGTGCACGACCGTCCATGAATTTATCGTCCACCACGAGAATGTTGGCCATATTTCCTCCTTATTCGCAGTGCTTCAAACGGTGAGGGAGGCGAATCCCTCAAGCAGCATGGCTTCCGCCTCCGCCGGCGGTACCGGCTTGGAGAAGAGGTAGCCCTGCGCATACCGGCAGCCGTGCATCCGCAGCAGGGCAAGATGCTCCGGCGTCTCCACCCCCTCGGCAATGACATCGAG from Oceanidesulfovibrio marinus includes:
- a CDS encoding chemotaxis protein CheW gives rise to the protein MKHTYLSISFGEHTLALPLVEVHKVARMVSITPVGEAAPRGMLGVVNLGGRVVPVFDPRSRLGLPSKAMDASDQLVFVSAGDRLIALWVDEAGDVFRAVIPEDSEAQGSAPEPRIAPGESVWKELHGVAGIVTLEDGLVVIQDMDAFLSQEEAQLLDAALDALDMGDAGHGADNEVSR
- a CDS encoding quaternary amine ABC transporter ATP-binding protein gives rise to the protein MTKIRIENLYKIFGHAPERAIPMLQKGKGKDEIFKEAKLSVGVNNASFDVKQGEIVVVMGLSGSGKSTLVRCINRLIEPTSGKVYIDGEDVTALDGESLRLMRQKKLGMVFQNFALFPHRTVRQNAAYGLEIQNVSLDERNERADNSLAQVGLAGWEDALPRQLSGGMQQRVGLARALALDPDILLMDEAFSALDPLIRRDMQDELVDLQQKMRKTIVFISHDLDEALKLGDRIVLMKDGAIVQVGAPEDILTNPSTEYVARFVEEVDITKVLYAESVMKKVHDVVYLGQDGPRTALRKMKKAGLSSLFVLDNEHKYAGIVSAEECARQVELGARDIKSVICTDCKTVPPDLPAQDLIQIIYDLPHPLPVVDDDGYLKGVIVRGTLLGAIAERGRAVEKVGEEEEKEESAA
- a CDS encoding AsmA family protein — encoded protein: MIRRILLGLCLSFALLVTLAALVLVLQDGNEYRDKVEGWLSTQVGSDVRIQGDLNLSIYPWLGLRVEAVKVANPQGFGAGSFIRARSAVVRMRLGPLLRRREIVLDRLVLDHPVIELRRKADGRSNWLPLMKRLGMAVEESPPSLVQGEPGRPHRAMPERGWTLRAERMRGISIMGGTVGYLDEATGETLLLDRFSLETGPGIEFDYKVRFRVEESTSGLSGEIALKGECALDPAKPSLKTTGATFTFDGSVPIGEERLAGKVSGVFNFDTAAGLVSLENGVVDTGLAHVEFSVHAPLPVGMLPVSGQVNIAVRDTGILSRLWRDMITDGELQYVQGLKLRAQYRFDEKRVQLEELQVELADMAAHGRGELLLGDVPSASLLLSTGTLALEDLFGGESGMPEWLQALLDKGTAPAIAPLGAVRLNIGADKVSGYGLDLNDVSMDVDMDGKDVRLEADAKNVFGGSVHAKWDVRPGEAALEGSVESLSLAQLGGNLRENKLLTGAEPFPTGTLSCGVHAKGASVRDLLESGGVELSGRIVNGGMAVANGAWQSAWSALELTLSRGRSNGKAGAFSLLATANGVKAWPIGEVDDAGNGPSPYRVQTMRLDVDGVLQKEKGGRLGLGDTKYELTAKGEKGEWSLPGTKRLLQGLGTLNLKSYGQIRLDTAARRLTVSAMTTEGFGLLLKSRGTLDYGEAWKLQASLNLPEFAPRVCMTYLGVEPPANLEPGVLSACLVQAKVEAKPGWLRFKDLNLRLDESVANGEFTLSESGEVGSKWALSFDLSLDAVDADSYLFGHPHPQQKAAPSKPTQWDLDWLKKLRSRGRLRIRELELFDLYYQDVDLILETHNASFSLEPFTASFYNGKLRLGIHGEVADTLAMVVDLELEKFDLFQVLMKLGDVDQMGGETSIVMHMTSTGLSSAQHLRTLSGGGDVMVRNGFYAYFRETTPDTSNAAQRSPLKSLSEKKSEPVKPKRERVVIPVSSAHATIQIQDGIFRNSDFIAKGDSMTAKGSGTMNIPLALLDYTIMVDAKVIPEFPIIIQGPLDDPAVEQGGVGFVETIFTTFRNILTLPFSAMDAISKQARQLKQGLRTPKTEQAPAGSTPADQ
- a CDS encoding response regulator, encoding MANILVVDDKFMDGRALVRQLDELGHGTNHVVSQGQALDAVADGGFDYVFLDLTLPDGDGVEAVPEIRGSGAAVIILLEGPLEELDAEAAGRLESLGEMAYVLKPLDQDEIAAALEKADACRGNSTPQPEVAPAPAAEEKTAAPRPQAEGTEAAESAIGERKLPKRLPKLKSYRDQTEKRYLKRLLKDSKGNVKKAVAIAGISRASYYNLLKKHGLN